From Medicago truncatula cultivar Jemalong A17 chromosome 7, MtrunA17r5.0-ANR, whole genome shotgun sequence, a single genomic window includes:
- the LOC11431674 gene encoding putative disease resistance protein RGA3, producing MAESFLFSLAESFITKVASRAVEEASLALGVYDDLREIKNTVSLIKAVLLDAELKQKQNHELREWLQQIKRVFYDAEDVINDFECEALRKHVVNTSGSIRRKVRRYLSSSNPLVYRLKMAHQIKHINKRLNKNAAARHNFGLQINDSDNHVVKRRELTHSHVVDSDVIGRDYDKQKIIDLLLQDSGHKSLSVIPIVGIGGLGKTTLAKTVFNDKSLDETFPLKMWVCVSDDFELQHLLIKILNSASVSDATPNLIHEENIKNLDVQQLQTHLRNTLAGKKFLLVLDDVWSEDRVKWIEVKNLLQVGDEGSKVLVTTRSHSIAKMMCTNTSYTLQGLSREDSLSVFVKWAFKEGEEKKYPKLIEIGKEIVQKCGGLPLALRTLGSLLFLKDDIEEWKFVRDNEIWNLPQKEDDILPAIKLSFDQLPSYLKRCFACFSLFEKDFKFVTYTVTVLWEALDFLPSPNKGKTLEDVGNQFLHELQSRSFLQDFYVSGNVCVFKLHDLVHDLALYVARDEFQLLKLHNENIIKNVLHLSFTTNDLLGQTPIPAGLRTILFPLEANNVAFLNNLASRCKFLRVLRLTHSTYESLPRSIGKLKHLRYLNLKGNKELKSLPDSVCKLQNLQTLILEGCLKLEKLPNGIGNLISLRQLHITTMQSSFPDKEIAKLTYLEFLSICSCDNLESLLGELELPNLKSLSIIYCGNITSLPLQLIPNVDSLMISNCNKLKLSLGHENAIPKLRLKLLYIESLPELLSFPQWLQGCADTLHSLFIGHCENLEKLPEWSSTFICLNTLTIRNCPKLLSLPDDVHCLPNLECLEMKDCPELCKRYQPKVGHDWPKISHIKRVNIKSSEHEN from the coding sequence ATGGCAGAATCATTTCTCTTTAGCCTTGCTGAATCATTTATCACCAAGGTTGCTTCTCGTGCTGTTGAAGAAGCTTCATTGGCACTCGGCGTCTATGATGATCTACGAGAGATTAAAAACACTGTGTCACTCATCAAAGCAGTGCTCTTGGATGCTGAGTTAAAGCAGAAGCAGAATCACGAGCTTCGTGAATGGCTGCAACAGATCAAACGTGTCTTCTACGATGCAGAAGATGTAATCAATGATTTTGAGTGCGAGGCATTGCGAAAGCACGTAGTCAACACTTCTGGTAGCATCAGAAGGAAGGTACGACGTTACTTATCCAGTTCTAATCCTCTTGTTTATCGCCTTAAAATGGcacatcaaatcaaacatattAATAAGAGATTGAATAAGAACGCTGCTGCTAGGCATAATTTTGGCCTTCAAATCAATGATAGCGATAATCATGTTGTAAAAAGGCGGGAGTTGACTCATTCGCATGTAGTTGATTCTGATGTGATAGGAAGGGATTACGATAAGCAAAAAATTATTGATCTCTTATTGCAAGATAGTGGTCATAAAAGTCTCTCTGTTATTCCTATTGTTGGAATTGGAGGCTTGGGAAAGACTACACTTGCAAAGACGGTGTTCAATGATAAGAGTTTAGACGAGACTTTCCCATTAAAGATGTGGGTGTGTGTCTCCGATGATTTTGAACTTCAGCATCTGCTCATTAAAATCCTCAATTCAGCTAGCGTTAGTGATGCCACTCCTAACCTCATTCACGAAGAGAACATTAAAAACCTTGATGTGCAGCAGCTACAAACTCATTTGAGAAACACACTTGCTGGCAAAAAATTCTTGCTTGTCTTGGATGACGTGTGGAGCGAGGATCGTGTCAAATGGATAGAGGTGAAGAATCTATTACAAGTAGGAGATGAAGGAAGTAAAGTTTTAGTGACTACACGTAGTCACTCAATTGCTAAAATGATGTGCACAAACACATCTTACACTTTGCAAGGTCTTTCTAGAGAGGATTCCTTGTCTGTATTTGTCAAATGGGCAtttaaagagggagaagagaaaaaatatccaaaattgATAGAGATTGGGAAAGAAATTGTTCAAAAATGTGGAGGGCTTCCTTTGGCCCTAAGAACATTGGGGAGTTTATTGTTCTTAAAAGATGATATAGAAGAGTGGAAGTTTGTTAGGGACAATGAGATTTGGAATTTACCACAAAAAGAAGATGATATTTTGCCTGCTATCAAATTAAGTTTTGATCAATTACCATCTTATTTAAAACGATGTTTTGCCTGCTTCTCCCTCTTCGAAAAAGACTTCAAATTTGTTACTTATACTGTCACTGTGCTTTGGGAGGCTCTTGATTTTCTTCCATCACCAAACAAGGGTAAAACCTTGGAAGATGTCGGTAATCAATTTTTGCACGAGCTACAATCAAGATCTTTCCTTCAAGATTTCTATGTCTCTGGTAATGTTTGTGTATTTAAATTGCATGATTTAGTGCATGATCTTGCCCTATATGTTGCCAGAGATGAGTTTCAATTGCTGAAACTCcataatgaaaatataattaagaaTGTTCTCCATTTGTCATTTACTACAAATGATTTACTTGGACAAACACCAATTCCCGCAGGACTGAGAACCATACTTTTTCCATTAGAAGCCAACAATGTAGCTTTTTTGAACAATTTGGCATCAAGGTGTAAATTCTTGCGAGTTTTGCGGTTAACTCATTCTACATATGAGAGTTTGCCCCGCTCAATTGGTAAATTAAAACATTTGAGATATCTCAATCTTAAGGGAAATAAAGAATTGAAGAGCCTCCCTGATTCAGTGTGCAAACTTCAGAATTTGCAAACTTTGATTCTTGAGGGATGCTTAAAGCTTGAAAAATTACCCAATGGGATAGGAAATTTGATCAGCCTTCGACAACTACATATAACCACAATGCAATCTAGTTTTCCAGACAAAGAGATTGCCAAATTGACTTATCTAGAGTTCTTATCTATCTGTTCTTGTGACAATTTGGAGTCATTGCTTGGAGAATTAGAACTACCTAATCTTAAATCGTTGAGTATTATTTATTGTGGGAATATAACATCTTTGCCACTCCAGCTTATTCCAAATGTGGATAGTTTGATGATTAGTAATTGCAATAAGTTGAAATTGTCTTTGGGCCATGAGAATGCAATTCCCAAGTTAAGGCTCAAGTTACTGTATATTGAATCCTTGCCAGAATTGTTGAGTTTTCCTCAATGGTTGCAAGGATGTGCGGACACATTACACAGCTTATTTATTGGTCACTGTGAAAATCTTGAGAAACTTCCTGAGTGGTCATCAACTTTCATTTGTCTAAATACACTTACAATTAGAAATTGCCCGAAACTACTTTCACTCCCTGATGATGTGCATTGCCTCCCAAACCTTGAATGCTTAGAAATGAAAGATTGTCCTGAATTATGTAAAAGATACCAGCCAAAGGTAGGACATGATTGGCCCAAGATTTCACACATCAAACGAGTTAACATTAAATCATCAGAACATGAAAATTAA